The following are encoded in a window of Sutcliffiella horikoshii genomic DNA:
- a CDS encoding S8 family peptidase, translated as MRKLTLKTFFIAVIAVFMLATSLFQGQALGANTKSTTTNEPTIIHDQLGTGETKITLITGDIVHVTSLPSGQSVINVEPAENNGDGIRVITVGEDTYVYPNAAMPYLAEGKLDHNLFNITKLVEYQFDDTNSSTVPVIVEYQETKAKAASTKAAPKGAKKQRELKSINAAALETNKDEATTFWNDVQSKKTDKSKPESVQLNYAIEKIWLDAKVEATLHESVPQIGTHTAWEAGLTGEGIKVAVLDSGIDSTHPDIAPQLDEAISFVPGEEVQDKNGHGTHVASTILGTGAASEGQHKGVAPDARLLVGKVLGDNGSGLASWIIEGMEWAAQNADVVNMSLGSTVGSDGTDPMAQAVNTLTEEHGTLFVIAAGNAGAEGSVGSPGAADAALTIGAVDKNDQLAWFSSKGPRLGDMALKPDVSAPGVGIMAARSQYSSGTGSYKSLNGTSMATPHVAGAVAILLQQNPEATPQELKETLMNTAKKLPNYQPYHIGTGRIDIVKALNTDIRATGSVSFGFFQWPHDEAAPVDKTVTYTNESDQDITLDLEATFADANGKSAPEGMLTLAQTSVTVPANGTADVKVTVDPAHGESGQRYQGHLTASSNGEAVVHTTMATIKEDERYTLTLNATDRDGSPALAYVVMFNETMLPEAIAVPGTRELRLKKGTYSVMSMMDVDVNTDHKGVALVGEPEVVLDGPKTVELDARKANEITVKVPKKTEPMYQRMEYYQTMGTGTVHSVYLMPVWIDKLYAAPTKKTKLGEFEFLTRWRLTKPYLTINFKGKELDEIAMPGSTLLEGKHNLKAIYAGEGSHADYDRLNAKGKVVVVDRSKTISESEQAAAAVAAGAKLLIIANYENVEFNAYVGEVPITVAAISKSEGDKLIKAVRSGNVKLQVEGTKDSPYAYDLDYVHQGNVPKKLAYEPKNRDLAVIETNYNSHVETDGGEFRFDMRPYTVRAIGFLYKISFPTTRTEYVSATKDTYWYHQATVLDQTWEIRQPRVVYEKGQKLVENWFSPVVRPALGEGYWAPKRQGNSMQINVPAWADAGSGNTGGTDYDISVQNQTTKLFKGDTLIREGKGQAVYGFGELTDELQEFRVVTEAKRDAERWNTSTSTKTEWIFKAKEEMEPWQSPLPFYTLNYGVDTDVNGDALLNRPTQLKISVEKVKDAIGYGNVDGATLEVSFNEGKKWKKVKLNRDGDMFTASITNPKSAKSVSLKASAWDDQGNKITQEIIKAYGLR; from the coding sequence ATGCGAAAGCTAACACTTAAGACTTTCTTTATAGCAGTCATCGCCGTTTTCATGCTTGCCACATCCCTTTTTCAAGGACAGGCGCTTGGGGCAAACACCAAATCCACAACCACTAATGAACCAACCATCATCCACGATCAACTTGGAACTGGCGAAACTAAAATCACCTTAATTACTGGGGATATTGTTCATGTAACCTCTTTGCCATCTGGACAAAGTGTCATTAATGTAGAACCTGCCGAGAACAACGGTGATGGAATTCGCGTCATCACAGTCGGTGAAGACACATATGTGTACCCAAATGCTGCGATGCCATATCTGGCAGAGGGAAAGCTTGATCACAATCTTTTCAACATTACAAAACTAGTAGAATACCAATTTGATGACACTAACAGCTCCACCGTTCCTGTCATCGTCGAATACCAAGAAACGAAAGCAAAAGCAGCTTCCACAAAAGCAGCTCCAAAAGGCGCAAAAAAACAGCGTGAACTCAAAAGTATTAACGCTGCAGCCTTAGAAACAAACAAAGATGAAGCAACAACTTTCTGGAATGATGTTCAATCCAAAAAGACAGACAAATCTAAACCAGAATCTGTACAACTTAACTATGCAATCGAAAAAATTTGGCTGGATGCTAAAGTCGAAGCTACCCTTCACGAGAGTGTGCCACAGATTGGAACGCACACTGCTTGGGAAGCAGGCTTAACAGGTGAAGGGATCAAGGTGGCCGTCCTTGATAGCGGAATAGACTCGACTCACCCTGACATTGCTCCGCAACTGGATGAAGCAATAAGTTTTGTACCTGGTGAAGAAGTCCAGGATAAAAATGGCCACGGCACACACGTAGCTTCTACGATCCTTGGAACTGGTGCTGCTTCTGAAGGCCAACATAAAGGTGTGGCCCCAGATGCTAGATTACTAGTAGGAAAAGTACTGGGCGATAACGGTTCGGGTCTTGCCTCATGGATCATCGAAGGAATGGAATGGGCAGCTCAAAATGCAGATGTTGTTAACATGAGTCTTGGCAGTACTGTCGGCAGTGACGGAACGGACCCAATGGCACAAGCAGTTAACACACTGACAGAAGAGCATGGAACATTATTCGTCATTGCAGCGGGTAATGCTGGGGCAGAAGGAAGCGTTGGCTCTCCTGGTGCTGCGGATGCTGCCCTGACGATAGGTGCGGTTGACAAAAATGATCAACTTGCCTGGTTCTCTTCCAAAGGACCGCGACTTGGTGACATGGCATTAAAACCAGATGTTTCCGCACCTGGAGTAGGAATCATGGCTGCGCGTTCTCAATACTCATCAGGCACAGGTTCTTATAAAAGTTTGAACGGTACATCCATGGCAACTCCTCACGTAGCAGGAGCAGTGGCTATTCTTTTACAACAAAATCCTGAAGCCACTCCTCAAGAATTAAAAGAAACACTAATGAATACAGCGAAAAAACTACCAAACTATCAGCCGTACCATATCGGGACTGGACGCATTGATATTGTAAAAGCGTTAAATACAGACATAAGAGCAACAGGCTCCGTTTCATTTGGTTTCTTCCAATGGCCGCATGATGAGGCAGCACCTGTAGACAAAACAGTTACGTACACAAATGAAAGTGACCAAGACATCACCCTTGATCTTGAAGCTACTTTTGCAGATGCAAACGGCAAGTCGGCTCCTGAAGGCATGCTGACACTCGCACAAACTTCTGTCACTGTTCCAGCTAATGGAACGGCTGACGTCAAAGTAACAGTAGACCCTGCACATGGAGAAAGCGGTCAACGCTACCAAGGGCACTTAACAGCAAGTTCAAATGGAGAAGCAGTGGTTCACACAACCATGGCTACAATAAAAGAAGATGAAAGATACACACTAACGTTAAATGCAACAGACCGTGACGGTTCACCTGCCCTTGCATATGTCGTCATGTTCAACGAAACGATGCTGCCAGAAGCTATTGCAGTACCAGGGACAAGAGAACTTCGCTTGAAAAAAGGCACCTATTCCGTGATGTCCATGATGGACGTGGATGTGAATACTGACCATAAAGGTGTTGCCCTTGTAGGGGAACCGGAAGTCGTACTCGATGGGCCTAAGACGGTGGAGTTGGATGCAAGAAAAGCCAACGAAATCACAGTCAAAGTTCCAAAGAAAACAGAACCGATGTATCAGCGTATGGAATATTACCAAACGATGGGAACAGGTACGGTACACAGTGTTTATTTGATGCCTGTATGGATAGATAAACTTTATGCAGCACCTACGAAAAAGACAAAGCTTGGTGAGTTTGAATTTTTAACACGCTGGCGCTTAACAAAGCCATATCTGACCATTAATTTTAAAGGCAAAGAACTTGATGAAATTGCGATGCCTGGAAGTACTCTTCTGGAAGGAAAACATAACTTAAAGGCAATCTATGCAGGAGAGGGATCACATGCTGACTACGACCGCCTGAATGCAAAAGGCAAAGTGGTTGTGGTAGATCGCAGCAAAACGATCAGTGAATCCGAACAAGCTGCTGCTGCAGTTGCAGCAGGTGCGAAACTATTGATTATCGCAAACTATGAAAATGTGGAATTCAATGCTTATGTAGGAGAAGTACCTATTACTGTTGCAGCCATCAGTAAATCAGAAGGAGACAAACTGATTAAAGCGGTTCGTTCTGGCAATGTGAAGCTTCAAGTCGAAGGAACAAAGGACTCCCCTTACGCTTATGATCTAGATTATGTCCACCAAGGCAATGTTCCGAAAAAATTAGCATACGAACCAAAAAACAGAGATCTGGCAGTTATTGAAACAAATTACAATTCCCATGTGGAAACAGATGGCGGGGAATTCCGATTTGACATGAGACCTTACACAGTTCGAGCAATCGGATTCCTATACAAGATTTCCTTCCCGACTACTAGAACGGAATATGTGTCCGCCACAAAGGATACGTACTGGTACCACCAAGCAACAGTACTAGATCAAACTTGGGAGATCCGTCAGCCTCGTGTTGTTTATGAAAAAGGGCAAAAGCTTGTAGAAAATTGGTTCTCACCAGTTGTTCGCCCTGCTTTAGGAGAAGGCTACTGGGCTCCTAAACGCCAAGGGAACTCGATGCAAATTAACGTACCGGCATGGGCAGATGCTGGTTCAGGTAATACAGGTGGAACAGACTACGATATTTCCGTTCAAAACCAAACAACCAAACTATTCAAAGGGGACACGCTTATCCGTGAAGGAAAAGGGCAAGCTGTCTATGGCTTTGGCGAATTAACGGATGAGTTGCAAGAATTCCGGGTAGTCACAGAGGCAAAACGTGATGCTGAACGATGGAATACATCTACTAGCACAAAAACAGAATGGATCTTCAAAGCAAAAGAAGAAATGGAACCATGGCAATCTCCTCTTCCATTCTATACGTTGAATTATGGTGTCGACACCGACGTGAACGGTGATGCCTTGTTAAACAGACCTACCCAGCTGAAAATTTCTGTAGAAAAAGTAAAAGATGCAATTGGCTATGGAAATGTGGACGGAGCAACCCTTGAGGTATCCTTCAATGAAGGGAAAAAATGGAAGAAAGTAAAACTGAACCGCGATGGGGATATGTTTACAGCTTCCATTACAAATCCTAAATCTGCAAAATCCGTCTCCCTAAAAGCATCCGCATGGGACGACCAAGGTAACAAGATTACACAAGAAATCATCAAAGCATACGGACTACGCTAA
- a CDS encoding TetR/AcrR family transcriptional regulator, with translation MKDRKLHVLTCAHKLFIEKGFQATSIQDILDESGIAKGTLYNYFSSKNELLIALFKTLYKNMEKERNDLLIGQDPSDINIFIKQFELQMETNRANKLISLFEEVIFINDSELKDFIQKSQLRMLRWVHQRFLEIFGEEKREYLWDCAIMYLGILNHGIRYYTMTHDKKLDIHRVVQYSVNRLVKIVEDVAESGEVLVEAESMARWVPHEGDKELPLPHAIAHAVSDLKKNLSGSADYEKSAELLDFIQVELSGKNSTPPRRFLVESALETVTKSVSIHSSNQQEWTTLQKLIEKYFHQNN, from the coding sequence ATGAAGGATCGTAAACTGCATGTTCTTACATGTGCTCATAAACTTTTTATTGAAAAAGGCTTTCAAGCGACTTCGATTCAGGACATTCTGGATGAGAGCGGGATTGCCAAAGGAACCTTATATAATTATTTTTCTTCTAAGAACGAACTTTTAATTGCGTTATTTAAAACTTTATATAAAAATATGGAAAAAGAGCGGAACGACCTCTTAATTGGACAGGACCCTTCCGACATAAACATTTTCATCAAACAGTTTGAACTTCAAATGGAGACTAATCGGGCAAATAAATTGATTTCTCTTTTTGAAGAAGTCATCTTCATTAATGATTCAGAGTTAAAGGACTTCATCCAAAAGAGTCAGCTAAGGATGCTGCGCTGGGTGCATCAACGATTCTTGGAGATCTTCGGTGAAGAAAAACGCGAATACCTCTGGGACTGTGCCATTATGTATCTTGGAATCCTGAATCACGGCATCAGATACTACACCATGACCCACGACAAGAAACTGGACATTCATAGAGTTGTGCAATACAGCGTCAATCGCTTAGTCAAGATCGTGGAGGATGTGGCGGAGTCCGGGGAGGTCCTGGTAGAAGCAGAGTCTATGGCGCGTTGGGTGCCACATGAAGGAGACAAAGAACTGCCGTTGCCACATGCTATCGCGCATGCAGTGAGCGACTTGAAAAAGAATCTATCTGGTAGTGCCGATTATGAGAAATCAGCAGAGCTGTTAGACTTTATTCAGGTGGAGTTAAGCGGGAAAAACAGCACTCCACCAAGGCGTTTCCTAGTAGAGAGCGCATTGGAAACCGTTACCAAAAGCGTCTCTATCCATTCCTCTAACCAACAGGAATGGACTACACTACAAAAATTAATAGAAAAATACTTCCACCAAAACAACTAA
- a CDS encoding DHA2 family efflux MFS transporter permease subunit, translating into MQQAAPNTTINRPPYGILAILMIGAFIAFLNNTLLNIALPSIMTELQVGPSTVQWLTTGFMLVNGVLIPTTAFLIQKYSVRNLFIVAMGLFAVGTVMAGFAPIFGVLLAGRMMQASGSAILMPLLMNVMLVSFPIEKRGTAMGIFGLILMGAPAIGPTLSGWLIEHYDWRMLFHFVSPIAVGVLLLGVFLLKDRKEKQDIRLDRFSVVLSSLGFGGLLYGFSSAGAKGWDSPLVYGTIAIGTLSLVWFILRQLGKEKPMLNFRIYRYPMFALSSAISMVITMAMFSGMILLPIYVQTIRGISPLDAGLLMLPGAIVMALMSPITGKLFDKYGGRALAITGLAITVVTTYFFSQLTFETTYTQLLILYTVRMFGMSMVFMPVSTNGLNQLPTRFYPHGTAMNNTLQQVSGAIGTALLVTLMSTRAESVGRELSGDAMAALGANPSTEAIAGVQQQVMMQGMLEGINFAFFVSTFIAVVALVLSFFIKRATQAEDSEAEVETAPMGELAGADGERKVKTKLVGNN; encoded by the coding sequence ATGCAGCAAGCAGCACCAAACACCACTATAAATCGTCCGCCATATGGTATTTTGGCCATTTTAATGATCGGCGCATTTATTGCTTTTTTAAATAATACATTATTGAATATTGCCCTGCCGTCCATTATGACGGAACTTCAAGTGGGGCCTTCTACCGTACAATGGCTGACAACCGGCTTCATGTTGGTCAACGGGGTATTGATTCCGACCACAGCTTTTCTAATTCAAAAGTATTCTGTGCGGAATTTGTTCATCGTCGCGATGGGTCTTTTTGCCGTTGGAACAGTGATGGCCGGTTTTGCACCGATTTTCGGGGTTCTTTTAGCAGGCAGAATGATGCAGGCATCCGGGTCGGCGATCTTAATGCCGTTATTGATGAATGTCATGCTGGTCAGCTTTCCAATTGAAAAGCGCGGAACCGCGATGGGGATATTTGGACTTATTTTGATGGGAGCACCTGCAATCGGGCCGACGCTTTCTGGTTGGCTGATTGAGCATTATGATTGGAGAATGCTATTTCATTTCGTTTCTCCGATTGCCGTCGGCGTTTTGCTTCTTGGGGTATTTTTGTTGAAAGATAGAAAAGAAAAACAGGATATTCGCTTGGATAGATTCTCTGTCGTTTTATCGAGTCTTGGGTTCGGTGGACTGCTATACGGTTTTAGTTCCGCAGGCGCCAAGGGTTGGGACAGTCCGCTTGTTTACGGTACGATTGCCATCGGAACGTTATCGTTAGTTTGGTTCATTTTACGTCAGCTTGGAAAAGAAAAACCGATGCTAAACTTCCGAATCTACCGTTATCCAATGTTCGCTTTATCATCTGCCATCTCCATGGTTATCACAATGGCGATGTTCTCCGGGATGATCTTGTTGCCAATTTATGTGCAGACGATCCGTGGAATTTCACCATTGGATGCAGGATTGTTGATGCTACCTGGTGCAATTGTGATGGCGTTGATGTCGCCCATCACAGGGAAGTTGTTTGATAAATACGGTGGACGCGCGCTCGCCATTACTGGTTTGGCGATTACGGTCGTAACCACATACTTCTTTAGTCAATTGACATTTGAAACAACTTACACACAATTATTGATTTTATATACGGTGCGGATGTTTGGGATGTCGATGGTGTTTATGCCGGTGTCCACAAACGGGTTAAATCAACTTCCAACTCGCTTCTATCCGCATGGTACCGCGATGAACAACACGCTTCAGCAAGTGTCCGGAGCGATTGGAACGGCGTTGCTTGTGACATTGATGTCTACTAGGGCGGAAAGTGTTGGCCGCGAACTTTCAGGTGATGCGATGGCCGCTTTGGGTGCAAATCCCTCCACCGAAGCCATTGCGGGTGTGCAGCAGCAAGTCATGATGCAAGGGATGTTAGAAGGAATCAATTTCGCCTTTTTCGTGTCCACGTTTATTGCGGTGGTTGCGCTTGTGTTGTCTTTCTTTATTAAGCGAGCGACACAGGCAGAGGATTCAGAGGCAGAAGTGGAGACGGCGCCGATGGGCGAACTCGCGGGTGCCGATGGTGAGCGCAAGGTGAAGACGAAATTGGTTGGGAATAATTAA
- a CDS encoding antibiotic biosynthesis monooxygenase family protein translates to MITEVAFFYINEGMEVRFEKDFAVVAQETIALSKGYIAHTLHKCIETEGKYMVQVEWETLEDHMEGFVGSDLFKEWVKKMDHYFKPNIYMEHFQLIK, encoded by the coding sequence ATGATAACGGAAGTAGCATTTTTCTATATAAATGAAGGAATGGAAGTGAGATTTGAAAAAGATTTTGCGGTAGTAGCCCAAGAAACAATCGCTCTTTCCAAAGGCTATATTGCCCATACTTTACATAAATGCATTGAGACAGAAGGGAAGTATATGGTGCAAGTTGAATGGGAAACCCTTGAGGACCATATGGAAGGCTTTGTGGGTTCTGACTTATTTAAGGAGTGGGTTAAGAAAATGGACCATTATTTCAAACCTAATATTTATATGGAGCATTTTCAATTAATAAAATAA